The DNA segment CTAGTTGTTCTTAGTCAAGTTAATGAAGCACTTATATAAATAAAGATTCTCTAAAAGGAGGGAACAACAGGTAATGGAAAATAGATATGTAGTGTACAAACAGTATACATGGGTCAGGCCGCCTTGGACAGGCACAAAACATTCACAGTTCTCTACGTGAtgcatacagtaaatacaaagACATCTGTAACGTATCTAGTTTGCCTGGAATGTTCACTCTAAAACATTCTAATGAAGATGATTGATATACACCGTTTAAACATGTTATTGCTGGTTgatcatgaaaataaattagATATACAGATTAAAACTCTCAGAAAAGGACTTAAGtcaataacattttaattaaatatatttctatatgCACTGGGAGACATTAatctatatattgtatatttcaaCAGGTAAACAGTGATGttgatgaaatgataaaaagtgTTACGTTAAAAGTTACAATTGGTCCAAAGTAAAGATATAATCTGATCCTTACcagtcaccttttttttttgacccatGTTTCCGTACGTGCAATAAAGCATTGACATGACATGAAATTGCATTATGAATATATGCAAACGTGGAATGAAGGCCTCACCCTCAACGGCCCCTGCCGAAAGCCGAGTGGAACAGTATTTGAAAAAGATGACTCTTGCAGGTGCCGtccaaattgcttttttttttttttaagcctcaGGCACTTCTCTTTGTGTCACATCCTTGCTGTAAGTAAGGTCCAGCCACCAGTGAGTGATGCTAAGCGACCCCCAGAGGGCGTCAGTACTTGGCACACGGAGTCACTTTTCGATGGTAAAGCCAAGTGATGTAACACGAGAGTCTAATCGGTACATGAGTACAAGATCCTTCAAGATTTGACTCTTTCAGCAGTGTGTCCAAAATAAGACTCTCAATCCAGAGCTTTTCTGTAGTTTCTGGGAGAAAAAAGATCAGGTGTGTATACTGGTATTCACATAAAGGAATGGTCTTCTGGAGGCCCGTAGGAAAAGCCTGGGAATGCTCCCGCTGCTTCTTTGACACTGCTGGTCACCGTCAGGGTGTCGTTGCACAGAGAGGAGGACACCGGCAGGTGGGTGAACTCTGGGTCAAAGTGCCGCAAGTCTGTGGGACCACTCTGCAAAATCAATTAATATTCGTTCACTGATCTTGTGTTATgccaaaatacatatattatgttACTGGCGCTGCCCTGAATGCACTCCATTTTCCCTTAACTGTTTAAGATCATAAGCTcttaatcaggggtctcaaacatgcaacccgcgggccaaatgtgacactagtttgaggcccccgccttgatatgaaagtttaatgttagtgcggcccgcgcaagtttgatatggatgctgtatggtatcatgtacccagaaaaaattattacgtttgattaatgttcatgttaaaggttaaataactgttaatagttatcctccctatccgtgtggaagtggtaagtttttggctatttaagtttaaaggaaataacttgaaggctaccgtttaggtcgctagctctctagttttgcgagttagcaaAACTAGCaatatgttgtgttatgttatgttagcaatatgttgtaaataaaaaaagtataaatgtgactatagtcgtgtttcgtcatgtctacagggctctaataatgctttgttaattttaatctgaaaaaaataatttgtctacccaccaactatatgtggtttcttaagtttttattatttgccgttttattattattattatatttatttatttattactgattgattttctttattcttgatttgtttatttatttttcatcttattttgtgcggaaaaataaaaattaagatatttgagaacagtggaatattttatcagagcttttattgtagaaaatcggaaccaaagcactgaaaaagtttgtatatttttctgtttttaataaatacgttttttttggaaaacctgatgcggcccagccttgcccagaccctagctccagtggcccccaggtaaattgagtttgagacccctgctcttaaTGATGATACTGAACATACCACTGAAGGGATGAAAGGTGGTGTGATCTTCTTGGCCATCAAGTCGTCCCAGTTGATTGGCGTGAAGAAGGAGTGATACTTCATTtccaactgcaaaaaaaaaaacacatccatgTATTATTTCAGGTCCTTAGTGAATTTCGAATAAGATGTAGTCTTAACTTTGTGCACTTACAAAATCATCCTTCACTCCCAGCCTCTTGGTGCGATCCTTCTGCAGGAGACCCTCCAGCAGCTCCCTGCCTGCATTTGACACGTTGGGTTTGAGTACAGGAGCCTTATGCAGGATGTTGTTGTACATCTCAGCTGTGTTGCGACTGTAGAACGGGGGCTGTGTGATGCAAAAGTATCCAATTAATGCACAAACAAGCAATTGGGAGCTTATATAGATGTTCAGATGGTACGTACGAGTCCATAGAGCATTTCATACAGCACAGATCCCAGACACCACCAGTCAACTGTACGGTCATAGGCTTGCTTCTGGAGAACCTCAGGAGCCAGATACTGTGAAAAGACACCTAAATATTAGTCATGTGTGTGCACAGGTAGCGAATGTACTGTGTATTTAAATTTATACCTCAGGCGTTCCGCAGAATGTTGTTGTCGTGCCATTGGGTTCAAGTCCCTCTTTGCAGAGACCAAAGTCGGTTAGGACAATGTGGCCTTGTGAGTCTAACAGGATGTTCTCAGGCTTCAAGTCCCTGTGAAGAAAAAGCAGACAtgataaacaaaccaaaaaaaaaaaaaggatcccAGCTAATATACAGCAACTGTCCACTAGGGGGCAGTGTAAGTtcattcatctttattattaccTGTACACAATGTGTAGGGAGTGGAGGTAGCCAAGTGCACTTGCAATTTCAGCAGCATAAAATCTGGCTCGGGGCTCCAAGAAGATCCTCTCTCTCTGAAGATGGTAGAAGAGCTACAAAGACCAAATGTAACTATTAACATCTACAGATTTTCATAGCCAATAGCGATTTGAGAGAGTGTTTGAAGTACCTCTCCGCCATTAACGTAGTCAAGTACAAAGTAAAGCTTGTCAGTCGTCTGGAAGGAGTAGTGTAGCCCCACCAGGAAGGGATGCTTGATGTTTTTCATGAGGACACTACGTTCTGCCATGATATGCTTTTGCTGCACGGAAGATAGAAGGAATTTTATTATggtgttttatttaatattactaCAACCATAACTGCTTGTTCTTGAGGCTTATCAAATCATACCTCTTTCTTCTTGAGGATAATTTTCTTCTGTAGCACTTTGACTGCATAATATTTAGTGGACTCCTTGTGTCGTGCTAGCAGAACCTGCGTCCAAGCAAATGTACGTTAGTACAAGAACACAGGGAAACTACTATAAATAAACATCACACAAGAAAGACTCACCTTTCCAAAGCTGCCTTTGCCGATGATCTTGAGGTAGTCAAAGTCACATGGTTTGATCCTGCAGAGGCACGGTAAATATGATTTAGGATAATTTTTTGTCAAGTTAGTGGTTATTGctgtgaaataaatatgtggatACTTACTGAGTGTCCTCAGCCAGTGAAGTTTGCGAATTTAGGAACATCTGAAAGACAGGAATGGAGAAACACGTGAGTAGACTGCATGTAACGATATGTACAATCATCTACTTTGCTCTTCCAATTTCACGGCTTTACTTGATTATGctttttttagaaatataatATTGAATAAATCACTCTTTTGTCATTGAATACAACCCATTATTAGTCAATACATATgcgtatttacaaatataaggcattcaaagacacagCCAAAGACGTTGCTAATATAtagtgttctacactggtcgctaggtgtcagtaatgttactgtaatgttcggtgagacacacaagcaccagacttgatcgttggaacaacaggcttttatggtagctttgaatgatctcaaaacaggctcaataataacaataacatactaatcaacataataataattataataaaaacactcaACTGTGAACCAAcgatatcacttcctgtcctcccacatctcaaacacatttattgcaacatcGTCTTAAACGGCTATAGTATAgagttgttatttcatgtgtagagggctctaatgtttaaaagtatagattgagaaggttgtaaacagatgtTCTGtgctctaaatatgaaaatatttgtgcaATAATTTGGCTTTTGCCTCccgatttttgttgttgttgtattttcagagctaaaaaatccatccatccccgCTTACCGTTCTTTCAGGAAGCAGATTATTTTCAACCTCTTCGTTCTGATTCTCATCAATCTTCAGGAAGTTGTTGACTTCAACACTGCAAACAGACAAGATGGTTACATTTTAATCTTCATTTGCTGTGGTGTGATTCGACTGTCTGAAACATCCAGACAGGTCGAGTTTACGCGTGGTTCATCTGTGTTAACCTGTCTGAGAAAAAGCTTAAGCGGATGACCCATGACAAGGCAGCTCTGTGCAGACTCATGTGGCCCCTTTGAGATCATTTGGAGGACACAGATGCTGCATGTTTATTCTTTACAATATTAGACCCTTAATCAGCCGCTAACTCAGGATACAGTGATAACCCAAAACATATGACGTTACAATTGAATTACTGGTTTACTAAAGGGGACACCCGGGATTTTCTGTAAAGGTGATTAGGCACAGTGGCGAGATTGCTAAGCGCTCATCATGAAAGACCTATTCTTACCCTGGCTTCTTGAACCCAGATTAAGCTTTTCACAGAATGTTCTCAGGTGGCAAATTAGATTGTCCAATGATTGGAATGGGCGAGTAGTCTGATGGATGCCTAATTGActcttattatatttaattctCATTTCtatccaaaaccaaaaatggGTGTACTCACTGCTGACAGATATGAGGCGTGGACACCAACTTCTGTATGAAATCATTCAAACCCATTTTTCTTTCCTTGATGAAAGCTGAAAAAAGAGGAGAGGAGGCATTGAAGTTGGTGGAAATCGAACATTCTTGCTGGTCACTTAATATAGGCATTCATTTAACACTGTTTATATTGTTGTTATGGtttgtaatacagtttaaaataAGCTTAAAGAGCACTCAGTAGTATACAGTATGGTTCAAACCGCAATCACTGTAatcaaaatattgttaaatgatGTCTGTCAATCAACAGTGACCCTAATAAATGACTGTATGCCATAGActaacatatacatacacatgc comes from the Doryrhamphus excisus isolate RoL2022-K1 chromosome 14, RoL_Dexc_1.0, whole genome shotgun sequence genome and includes:
- the si:ch211-195b13.1 gene encoding STKc_SGK domain-containing protein isoform X1 codes for the protein MAVTEAGCDLTYCKMRGIVAVLTAFIKERKMGLNDFIQKLVSTPHICQHVEVNNFLKIDENQNEEVENNLLPERTMFLNSQTSLAEDTQIKPCDFDYLKIIGKGSFGKVLLARHKESTKYYAVKVLQKKIILKKKEQKHIMAERSVLMKNIKHPFLVGLHYSFQTTDKLYFVLDYVNGGELFYHLQRERIFLEPRARFYAAEIASALGYLHSLHIVYRDLKPENILLDSQGHIVLTDFGLCKEGLEPNGTTTTFCGTPEYLAPEVLQKQAYDRTVDWWCLGSVLYEMLYGLPPFYSRNTAEMYNNILHKAPVLKPNVSNAGRELLEGLLQKDRTKRLGVKDDFLEMKYHSFFTPINWDDLMAKKITPPFIPSVSGPTDLRHFDPEFTHLPVSSSLCNDTLTVTSSVKEAAGAFPGFSYGPPEDHSFM
- the si:ch211-195b13.1 gene encoding STKc_SGK domain-containing protein isoform X2 yields the protein MKTGKKSIIAFIKERKMGLNDFIQKLVSTPHICQHVEVNNFLKIDENQNEEVENNLLPERTMFLNSQTSLAEDTQIKPCDFDYLKIIGKGSFGKVLLARHKESTKYYAVKVLQKKIILKKKEQKHIMAERSVLMKNIKHPFLVGLHYSFQTTDKLYFVLDYVNGGELFYHLQRERIFLEPRARFYAAEIASALGYLHSLHIVYRDLKPENILLDSQGHIVLTDFGLCKEGLEPNGTTTTFCGTPEYLAPEVLQKQAYDRTVDWWCLGSVLYEMLYGLPPFYSRNTAEMYNNILHKAPVLKPNVSNAGRELLEGLLQKDRTKRLGVKDDFLEMKYHSFFTPINWDDLMAKKITPPFIPSVSGPTDLRHFDPEFTHLPVSSSLCNDTLTVTSSVKEAAGAFPGFSYGPPEDHSFM